The proteins below come from a single Chryseobacterium bernardetii genomic window:
- a CDS encoding SufE family protein, whose protein sequence is MTIKEKQQEIIDEFAFLDDWEQKYEYIIDLGKELKGLPDDKKTEENLIKGCQSKVWIDAEFKDGKLFFNADSDGILPKGIVSLLVSIYSGHSTQEILDSDFEFISEIGLQEFLSPSRANGLMAMTKQIKFYAVAYQLKS, encoded by the coding sequence ATGACCATTAAGGAAAAACAGCAGGAAATAATTGACGAATTTGCTTTTCTTGACGACTGGGAGCAGAAGTATGAGTATATTATTGATCTTGGAAAAGAACTGAAAGGACTTCCGGACGATAAGAAGACAGAGGAAAATCTCATAAAAGGCTGCCAGAGTAAGGTTTGGATAGATGCTGAATTTAAAGATGGTAAACTTTTCTTTAATGCAGATTCAGACGGAATTTTACCAAAAGGTATTGTTTCTCTTCTGGTGAGCATTTACAGTGGGCATTCTACCCAGGAAATCTTAGATTCTGATTTTGAATTCATTTCAGAGATCGGACTGCAGGAATTTCTTTCCCCATCCAGGGCTAATGGATTGATGGCCATGACTAAACAGATCAAATTTTACGCAGTAGCTTACCAGCTGAAATCATAA
- a CDS encoding ATP-dependent Clp protease ATP-binding subunit translates to MDYKFSQGLSQVFKQSKSEAKRLKSEFLNTEHLLLGIIKTENSAKEILQNLNADLTQIRRKIETLNTASLNPISEEVTNISFTKMADHAIKRAELECRQYKSNEINTVHLLLGILYKYEDPTSNILGAYDIDYEGVSREYQTMLKNSGQSPQMSAYDDDDEREEFEQMRKPTGNLGSAKSKTPTLDNFGRDLTSLARDGKLDPVIGREKEIERVSQILSRRKKNNPLLIGEPGVGKSAIAEGLALRIQQKKVSRVLYGKRVITLDLASLVAGTKYRGQFEERMKAIMTELEKNRDVILFIDELHTIVGAGSSTGSLDASNMFKPALARGEIQCIGATTLDEYRQYIEKDGALERRFQKVMVEPTSIEETIQILNQIKDKYEEHHNVIYTPEAIAACVNLTSRYITDRFLPDKAIDAMDEAGSRVYIKNMKVPTEIIDFEKKIEEIKELKQKAVKAQDYLEARKLKDEEERLQMELNAAQEKWDKDVKEKKETVTEENVAEVVSMMSGVPVTKVGKNELDKLANMDGKLNGKVIGQEDAVKKVVKAIQRNRAGLKDPNRPIGTFIFLGTTGVGKTELAKVMARELFDSDEALIRIDMSEYMEKFAVSRLVGAPPGYVGYEEGGQLTEAVRRKPYAVVLLDEIEKAHPDVFNILLQILDEGHVTDSLGRKIDFRNTIIILTSNIGTRDLKDFGDGVGFGTSAKKSTSDTRARSTIENALKKAFAPEFLNRIDDIIIFNSLVQDDIKKIIDIELNKLYGRLEKLGYKVELTDEAKDFISEKGWDKDFGARPLKRAIQKYIEDLLAEMLVNKQLNEGETVVLDLNEAKDGLVGKTSKPKKSSAAEKSS, encoded by the coding sequence ATGGATTATAAGTTTTCACAAGGTTTGAGCCAGGTGTTCAAACAAAGCAAAAGCGAAGCTAAGAGGCTGAAAAGTGAATTTCTTAATACAGAACATCTACTTTTAGGTATTATAAAAACGGAAAACTCTGCAAAAGAAATCCTTCAAAACCTCAATGCGGATTTAACACAAATCAGAAGAAAAATTGAAACTCTAAATACAGCAAGTCTTAATCCTATTTCTGAGGAGGTTACCAATATTTCTTTCACCAAAATGGCAGATCATGCTATTAAACGTGCGGAGTTAGAATGCCGACAGTACAAAAGCAATGAAATTAATACCGTTCACCTGCTTTTAGGTATTCTATATAAATATGAGGATCCTACTTCAAATATTTTGGGAGCTTATGACATCGACTATGAAGGTGTTTCAAGAGAGTACCAGACTATGCTTAAAAATTCCGGGCAGTCACCACAAATGAGTGCTTATGATGACGATGATGAAAGAGAGGAATTTGAGCAAATGAGAAAGCCTACGGGAAATTTAGGCTCTGCAAAAAGCAAAACTCCTACATTAGACAACTTTGGTAGAGATTTAACATCTTTAGCAAGGGATGGAAAATTAGACCCTGTAATCGGACGTGAGAAAGAAATTGAGCGAGTATCTCAGATCTTATCCCGCAGAAAGAAAAACAACCCGCTCCTTATCGGAGAACCTGGAGTTGGTAAATCTGCGATTGCGGAAGGATTAGCTTTAAGAATTCAGCAGAAGAAAGTTTCCAGAGTTCTTTACGGAAAACGTGTTATTACATTAGATCTTGCCAGTTTAGTGGCAGGAACTAAGTATCGTGGCCAGTTTGAAGAAAGAATGAAGGCGATCATGACTGAACTTGAAAAAAATAGGGATGTTATCCTATTCATTGATGAGCTTCACACTATTGTAGGAGCTGGAAGTTCTACAGGAAGCTTAGATGCATCCAATATGTTCAAACCCGCGTTAGCAAGGGGCGAAATTCAATGCATCGGAGCTACTACTCTTGATGAATACCGTCAGTATATTGAAAAAGACGGAGCTTTAGAAAGAAGATTCCAGAAAGTAATGGTGGAACCTACTTCTATTGAAGAAACCATTCAGATTCTGAACCAGATCAAGGATAAGTATGAAGAGCACCACAATGTAATTTATACCCCTGAAGCTATTGCAGCGTGTGTCAATCTGACATCGAGATATATTACAGACCGTTTCTTGCCGGACAAAGCTATTGATGCAATGGACGAAGCAGGATCAAGAGTTTATATCAAAAACATGAAAGTTCCTACCGAGATCATTGATTTTGAAAAGAAAATTGAAGAGATCAAGGAATTGAAGCAAAAAGCTGTAAAAGCACAGGATTATCTGGAAGCAAGAAAGCTTAAGGATGAAGAAGAACGTCTTCAGATGGAGCTGAATGCCGCTCAGGAAAAGTGGGATAAGGATGTAAAAGAGAAAAAAGAAACCGTAACTGAAGAAAATGTAGCAGAAGTGGTTTCTATGATGAGTGGAGTTCCTGTAACAAAAGTTGGTAAGAATGAACTTGACAAACTAGCCAACATGGACGGAAAGCTGAACGGCAAAGTAATCGGCCAGGAAGACGCTGTGAAAAAAGTGGTTAAGGCAATTCAAAGAAACAGAGCCGGTCTTAAAGATCCAAACCGCCCTATCGGTACATTTATCTTCCTGGGTACAACCGGAGTTGGTAAAACTGAGCTGGCTAAGGTAATGGCCAGAGAATTATTTGATTCTGATGAAGCATTGATCAGAATTGATATGAGTGAATACATGGAAAAATTCGCTGTTTCAAGATTGGTAGGTGCTCCTCCGGGATATGTTGGATACGAAGAAGGTGGACAGTTAACTGAAGCTGTGAGAAGAAAGCCTTATGCTGTGGTTCTTTTAGATGAGATTGAAAAAGCTCATCCGGATGTATTCAATATCCTGTTACAGATCCTTGATGAAGGTCACGTTACAGACAGTTTAGGCAGAAAAATCGACTTTAGAAATACTATTATCATTCTTACTTCCAATATCGGAACAAGAGATCTTAAAGATTTCGGAGATGGTGTAGGATTCGGAACATCTGCTAAAAAGTCAACTTCAGATACAAGAGCAAGAAGTACCATTGAAAACGCCCTTAAAAAGGCATTTGCTCCGGAATTCTTAAACAGAATTGATGATATCATTATCTTCAACTCTCTTGTACAGGATGATATCAAGAAAATTATTGATATTGAACTGAATAAACTGTATGGCAGACTTGAAAAATTAGGGTATAAAGTGGAATTAACGGATGAAGCTAAAGACTTTATTTCTGAAAAAGGTTGGGATAAAGACTTCGGTGCAAGACCATTGAAACGAGCTATCCAGAAATACATTGAGGACTTATTGGCTGAAATGCTCGTAAATAAACAACTTAATGAAGGAGAAACTGTAGTTCTTGACCTTAATGAAGCGAAAGACGGATTGGTAGGAAAAACTTCCAAACCTAAGAAGTCTTCAGCTGCTGAGAAATCTTCTTAA
- a CDS encoding glycosyltransferase family 4 protein — protein sequence MKKKIIISAFSNLYTDQRIEKICRTLYENGYEIDLIGNDWNGAEEIQRPYSFSRIHLASKSLKTAYLEFNWKLYHILKKKADQNTILHANDIDALYPNYLIARKLNIPLVFDSHEIFSEMPAVQGKMSQKLWRYVEKTVIPNLKWMITASGSYGKWFEKKYGIDPVIVQNAPREIGFTDDLPENNPKILLYQGAVNPFRGIDKVILAMHYLDHVQLKIAGDGPRKKEYEELVIREKLEHKVQFLGKLKPEDLRKVTLTADCGMSIEENGGESYLYSLPNKVLDCIQARVPLILSNLPELKNIKDQFDVGELIKDHQPENIAAAVNKVLAKGRGNYQLELEKAAKVLRWENEEIKLLQVFRKASNASGFKG from the coding sequence ATGAAGAAAAAAATCATCATATCCGCCTTCAGTAATTTGTATACAGACCAGCGTATTGAAAAGATATGCCGTACTTTATATGAAAATGGCTATGAAATTGATTTGATAGGAAATGACTGGAATGGAGCGGAAGAAATACAGCGCCCATATTCATTCTCACGTATCCATCTGGCCTCAAAAAGTCTGAAGACAGCTTATCTTGAATTTAACTGGAAGCTGTACCACATACTTAAAAAAAAAGCAGATCAGAATACAATTCTTCATGCCAATGATATTGACGCGTTATACCCTAATTATCTTATTGCGCGGAAACTGAATATTCCATTGGTTTTTGACAGCCATGAAATTTTTTCGGAAATGCCTGCTGTTCAGGGTAAAATGTCACAAAAGCTGTGGCGGTATGTTGAAAAGACTGTTATTCCAAACCTAAAATGGATGATTACCGCAAGTGGAAGCTATGGAAAATGGTTTGAAAAAAAATATGGCATAGATCCGGTAATTGTTCAAAATGCTCCGAGAGAGATAGGTTTTACTGATGATCTTCCTGAAAATAATCCTAAAATACTTTTATACCAAGGTGCTGTCAATCCTTTCAGGGGAATTGATAAAGTAATCCTTGCCATGCATTATCTGGATCATGTACAGTTGAAAATTGCAGGCGATGGTCCAAGAAAAAAAGAATATGAAGAGCTTGTGATAAGGGAGAAGCTTGAGCATAAAGTTCAGTTCCTGGGAAAATTAAAGCCTGAAGATTTAAGAAAGGTAACATTAACTGCCGACTGTGGGATGAGCATTGAAGAAAATGGAGGAGAAAGCTACCTGTATTCTTTACCTAATAAAGTTTTGGATTGTATTCAGGCCAGGGTTCCTTTAATCCTTTCCAATCTTCCCGAACTTAAGAATATTAAAGATCAGTTTGATGTTGGTGAACTAATCAAAGATCACCAGCCGGAAAATATTGCCGCAGCTGTAAACAAAGTATTGGCAAAAGGAAGGGGTAATTATCAGCTGGAGTTGGAAAAGGCAGCTAAGGTGCTTCGCTGGGAAAATGAAGAAATAAAGTTATTGCAGGTTTTTCGGAAGGCTTCTAATGCATCAGGCTTTAAGGGATAG
- a CDS encoding uroporphyrinogen decarboxylase: protein MNPEITTYIGYSASVFIVLSFILKDVRKIRVVNMIGCICFVIYGFFSGPLWPVIIPNGLICFIQVYHLLLGKKA, encoded by the coding sequence ATGAATCCTGAAATTACCACTTATATCGGATACTCAGCCTCAGTTTTTATCGTATTGAGTTTCATTCTGAAAGATGTAAGAAAGATCAGAGTTGTTAACATGATCGGATGTATCTGTTTTGTCATTTATGGCTTCTTTAGCGGACCATTATGGCCGGTTATCATTCCGAACGGACTTATCTGCTTTATTCAGGTTTATCATTTATTGCTTGGGAAAAAAGCTTAA